One Methanofollis fontis DNA window includes the following coding sequences:
- the hepT gene encoding type VII toxin-antitoxin system HepT family RNase toxin, whose translation MLNTDLRLGVPATDEDIVDHLIRHGVLSREMLGNLKAMKGFRNIVVYRYGVIDDALTFSILQEHIGDFALFRQEIEAFLRTSGCGGE comes from the coding sequence ATGCTGAACACCGACCTCCGCCTCGGCGTGCCCGCCACGGACGAAGATATTGTCGACCACCTGATTCGGCACGGCGTCCTCAGCAGGGAGATGCTCGGGAACCTCAAGGCGATGAAGGGGTTCAGGAACATCGTCGTTTACCGCTATGGGGTGATCGACGACGCCCTCACCTTCTCGATCCTGCAGGAGCATATCGGAGATTTTGCTCTGTTCAGGCAGGAGATCGAGGCCTTTCTGCGCACCTCTGGATGCGGCGGGGAGTGA